The proteins below are encoded in one region of Aquisphaera giovannonii:
- a CDS encoding alpha/beta hydrolase family protein: MRLLAGPIVCGAILGGGCGGPGAGVDLPPPTPGLELRGEDFAQARAAFSTRLTRHAPPPGQAQALPAIPDAETVEYASGHLRLKAYRSRPSAGPARRPAVLFLHGGFSFGEGHWEMSRPFREAGFVVMTPVLRGENGQPGDFSLFGDEVGDVLAAADVLASAPDVDPRNVFVAGHSVGGTLAMLAAMTSRRFRAAASFSGSPDLNIYLKVSRTPAPFDASSAAEVRLRSAVAYASSFKCPARLYYGEDEIWVQSSTSRTAVLASRAGLDVAAVELPGDHFSSVQAAIRESIAFFRQHMAAD, from the coding sequence ATGCGTCTCCTCGCCGGACCGATCGTCTGCGGAGCGATCCTGGGAGGGGGATGCGGCGGCCCCGGTGCCGGGGTGGACCTGCCGCCGCCCACTCCGGGCCTGGAACTCCGCGGCGAAGATTTCGCGCAGGCCCGCGCCGCCTTCTCGACCCGTCTCACCCGCCATGCCCCCCCGCCCGGCCAGGCCCAAGCCCTGCCCGCCATCCCGGACGCGGAGACCGTCGAGTACGCATCCGGCCACCTTCGCCTGAAAGCCTACCGGAGCCGCCCCTCGGCGGGGCCCGCCAGGCGGCCGGCCGTCCTCTTCCTGCACGGAGGGTTCTCATTCGGCGAGGGCCACTGGGAGATGAGCCGGCCGTTCCGCGAGGCCGGCTTCGTCGTGATGACGCCGGTCCTCCGCGGCGAGAATGGCCAGCCCGGCGACTTCAGCCTCTTCGGCGACGAGGTCGGCGACGTCCTGGCCGCCGCCGACGTCCTGGCCTCGGCCCCGGACGTGGACCCGAGGAACGTCTTCGTGGCCGGACACAGCGTCGGGGGCACGCTCGCGATGCTCGCCGCGATGACCTCCCGCCGGTTCCGGGCCGCGGCCTCCTTCTCCGGTTCCCCGGACCTGAACATCTACTTGAAGGTGAGCCGCACCCCCGCCCCCTTCGACGCATCCTCGGCCGCCGAGGTCCGCCTGCGTTCCGCGGTCGCCTACGCCTCCAGCTTCAAGTGCCCCGCACGCCTCTACTACGGCGAGGACGAAATCTGGGTCCAGAGCAGCACCAGTCGTACGGCCGTCCTCGCCTCGAGGGCGGGGCTCGACGTGGCGGCCGTCGAGCTGCCCGGAGACCATTTCTCCTCGGTCCAAGCCGCGATCCGCGAGTCCATCGCGTTCTTTCGCCAGCACATGGCTGCCGACTGA